GCATCTCAAGAACTACCAGATCtggcaccaccgccacctcCTGATAGACAACTACTACCCCAAGATAGCAGACGACAAGGAGCAGGTCGCCCGGCTGGCGACGTCGGAGCGCGACTTCATCACGACCATGCTGGCCGAGGACACCAAGAACTACCACGTTTGGTCGTACCGCCAGTTCCTCGTCAGGCGGCTGCAGGCGTGGCGCGACCCGGAGGAGCGCCGCGCCGTCGAGGGCCTGATCGACGACGACGTGCGCAACAACTCGGCCTGGAGCCACCGATTCTTCCTCGCCTTTACTGACCCGGAGCAGACCACGGCCGGGTCCCATGCCACCGAGGCCGACCTGGCCGTGCCGGCCGCCGTCATCGACGAGGAGCTCGCCTACGCCAAGGCCAAAATTGACCTGGCGCCCCAGAACCAGAGCCCTTGGAACTACCTGCGCGGCGTGCTGGTCAAGGGCGGGCGGAAGCTGGCGAGCGTGGAGGAGTTTGCGTCGGGGTTCGTGGCGGACCTGGGCGACGCCGAAAAGGAGGAGGTCAGGAGTACGCACGCCCTCGACCTCCTGGCTGAGATATACGCCGAGAAGGGGGATAAGGATAAGGCGGCTTTGTGTCTGGATAGGCTTGGGGACGAGTGGGATCGGATACGCAAGGGTTACTGGGACTGGAGGAAGAAGACTTTGACGACGGCTGTCTGAACACGGCTTTAAATTACATGACTTACTTGAAAGCACGTCACGGGGTTCCCATAAGAATCAAAGGGTTTCAAGTCGGGTATTTGATATTTTGTATTGCTGTGTATGGAGATGAAAATTGGTCCTGCTACCCTCCGCCTCTATTCTAGTCTAGATGGTAGGTAGCTTCATCAACTGCTTTTGGGCAATGGAGTTGTTCCCTCCACGCTTTGATTTTGCGTTGCGTAGCCATCCCTCCACGGAAATCAAACACGCTTTGTGATTTGAGTGTGCCGTGCTGGTGGCTTCGTGGGACCCTGTCCTCCATGCCCCTTTTCATAGCCCTGCCAAGCCACTGAGTTTTCCGAATAGCTGCGTGTCTTCTGCAAAGATATTGCGGTCATTGGATTGTCGCATTGAAATGACTTCCGATTGTTCTAATAGCCGGACAAGTATCGTAAACACGCTGAAGAACCATTTAATCGCCCGGTCTCGGCGCTCGCCCCCTCGCGCCATGCACCTGACCGCATAGTCAAGCACGTGATATTTTGCGAGGAAAAGCTaaattcttttttgttctttcttgTGGAAGCGCGGCCGCGACTCGGCGCTGTAATTTGTCTGAGAAACTTCTTATACTTTCCCCCCTTTTCACATGGCCCGGTAGTTCTGGCTCAGGATCAGGAACCTCTTGGCGCCGCGCTGGGCCTTTGGTCCCATGGAATCCCAGTTGGGCACCAGGACAAAGACCTCGGTGAAGGGCCTGCGGGGCGCACTCCTGTCGGCGCCGAACTGGACGGCGCCGTTGACCATGACCATGATGGAGATCTTGTGGTCGCGGTCGGCGCGGTCGCGGCTGGTGCGGCCGGCCTGCTGGGCGGGCCTGAGGTTCTCGGGCATCGCGACGACAAAGTTTGCGTTAAGAACGTGAGCGTCGAAGCCCTCGACGTCGTACTTGACCCGGCCGCCGTTGGCCTGCTTCTCGAGCAGCTCCTCGAACTTGGTCGGGTCCTCGAGGACCATGCCGTTGATGCTGATGTCGGCCTGCATGTTTGCGCCCCGGTAGTGCGCGCTGCTGTTGATATAGTATGATGCTAGCTGGCGTCGCTCGGAGCAGCTCTTGTAGTATCCGTCGACAAAGGCTTGGGCGCCTGATCCATCGGGAGAAGGGGGAAAGGGTTTTGGTGTAAGTTACTGGGGGTTGTCTTCTTGCATTGTGTCTTCCATTTCAAGTCGATTGACGGCGGTTCAGGGTGATAGTACCTTCGGCAGAGGTCTTGACCTcgttgtcctcggacatgatGTAATTATGGTTGGTTTGCTGTGGGGTGTGCAGCGGGAGTCTTGTGGTTTGTCCTCCGTGGTATATGTGGCAAAGACGCGTTTGCCTGACGTCGGCGGCTTTGAGGAGCGTATCGGATGTATTAAGTTGATGGCTATTTACGCGGATGCAATCAAGGGGAATGAATGACAAGAATTACAAAGTGAGGGCAACAATTCGGGTTAAATAAGGAAAATGTGGCTAGCAGACGAGCTCAGATCAGTCGCAAATGACTTTGGAAGGCGGGGATGACTTTAGGCTACCGCGCGCATGGAAAGATGAAAGTCAACCTACGTCGACACAGTAATCGGTAACAGTGCGCAAATGTCAGTACTTATCGAAGTCGGAACTTTGTGTTCCATCTGGGTGGCCCCACCTCTTCGGAGCTCTAGCTGTCAaggctggcttggctggcaAGCTTGGTGTGCATGCAAAGCGTTGCAGCTCGTTGCCAAGGCTTTCTAATTGGTCAATGTGGCAGCCAATGTACAAATTCACGTtggaacctttttttttatatctcAAACCTATTACGCGATTTAGTGTGGAAATTGCAGCAGTCCAAAAGCTGCACTGTCCACAATGGAGCGCCTCACTTTACCTCGCATTCGAAAACTGTCGCGGTTACCGTCTGCACTGACACGAGCGACGACACTTTGGACCTGTTCATCATGTAGACACCAGGCCAACAGTGGGTGGCGGCGCATGGCCAGCACCGAAGCAGCGAAGAAGCCATTCTATGTGACGACGCCGATATTCTACGTCAACGCTTCGCCTCACATAGGTCACTTGTACACCTTAGTTTTAGCCGATGTTTTTAAGAGATGGAGGGTCCTTCAGGGCGAAAAGGCACTGCTCTGCACGGGCACCGACGAACACGGCATGAAGATACagcgtgccgccgccgctagTAATATGACCCCAAAGCAGCTCTGCGATGCCAACAGCGAGGTCTTCCTTGACTTGGCAGAGAAGGCTGGGATTGACAACGACTTTTTTATACGTACCACCGACCCAGATCACAAGGAGGCTGTCCAGTATTTCTGGGACAGGCTATGGGATAGAGGGTACATATACGAGGCGACTCACAAGGGGTGGTACTGTGTGAGCGACGAGACCTTTTATCCAGAGTCCACAATCGAGAAGAGGAAAGACCCCATGACTGGAGAGGTGTTCCTTGCCTCCAAGGAGACTGGCAATGCCGTGGAATGGATGGAGGAGAAGACCTACCATTTCCGTCTGACTGCGCTCAAGGATCGGCTACTAAAGTTCTTTGAGGAGAATCCTGAATGGATCGTGCCGGCTCCGCGGATGAAGGAGGTGGTCGATTGGGTCGAGAACAGCCTGGAGGACCTCTCCGTCTCCCGCCCCACAAGTCGGCTTGACTGGGGAATCAGGGTACCCAACGATGAGAGCCAGACGATTTATGTGTGGATTGATGCGCTGGTAAACTACGTAACCAAGGCAGGCTACCCGTATTGGACCCCTGAGACGGTTCAAAAAGACGGTTGGCCGGCCGACATCCACATTATCGGCAAGGACATTGTGCGCTTCCACTGCGTCTACTGGCCGGCCTTGTTGATGGCACTCGACCTGCCATTGCCCAGGCGCATTCTCACACATTCCCACTGGACTCTCGGTGGAAAAAAGATGTCCAAGTCGCTGGGAAACGTAGTGAACCCCTTCCTAGCCATGGACCGTTTCGGCGTCGAGGTGATCCGCTATTTTCTCATATCCAACGGTCGTCTGCTCCAGGATGCCAGTTACGATAACAAGATTCTAGTCGATATCTACAAGAGGCAGCTCCAGGGTGGTGTTGGAAATCTACTCGGAAGGGTGATGCGGTCTAAGAAATGGAACGTTCGCGAGATTGTCGAGAGATGCAGTAAAGAGGGACGACCTACCAACTCAAATGTTGAGCCAAAGTACTCGTCATTTGAACAGCGTCTTTTTCAGCTACCAGGCACAGTCGTCGATGCCTTTGGCGAACTGGACCCAGGGGCAGCTCTGCGCAGCATTGCCGATATGGCTACTGAGGTATGTGTTTCATTGAGTTGTATAGTCTCTCGAGGGTGAGAGGAAGCCTTCGCTGCTGACTCTTCCTGTTCCACACAGACGAACAAGTTCATAACCGACTGTGCGCCTTGGAGCGTCACCAATGAGAATGATGCCGACGCAGCAGAGCTGAACGTGAGGTCGTGCATTTACCTCTGTGCCGAGTCGCTGAGAATCATGGGTATTTTGCTGCAGCCCTTCGTTCCGAACAAATCTAGCGAGCTCCTCGACATGTTGGGCGTCAAGGAAACACACAGGGATCTGTCTCACGCCAGATTAGGAGCCGATTCCACGTATGGTGTACCACAGGTTGCCTTGGGATCCTCGGGTGTGCACTCGGGCCTGTTCCCGGCCCTGGTTGTCGAGGGGTAGGTAATTCACACTTGGCCTGTAAATTATTGTAATGTGTACAAAAATGTAAGATTTGGTCATCTGTACTGGTGCTGCTAGATGCATACCACGACCTTTTTTAGTAACTTTGGAAGCGACCAAAAAATCTTATTTACGAGTTTAGGAGGCAATTGAATAAATTATGTCCCCGCTTGTTCCACGACTCCGTTCCCATGAACCACTTACGTACACGTGCAGCCACCTCCTCCACCCTACAGAATTCACTTACAGCGTCACGTTTTACTTACAGAATTTCGACCCCCGTATACACGCCGACCCAGAAGGTATTGCAATCAATGACATGTTGTGATACAAAATGAAATTCAACAAAGATACAGGTACGGTTTGAGATAGATGCCTGTTTCATTCTGGTCCATCTGACCGGATTTTGGCATTTAATGTTACTTACCCCGCCATCCTTTCTCCCAGCAATTTCTACTGACCAAATTCTCTTGGTCCCCTATGATAAGCACCATGTTGTCACTTACCACCGATGGATGGAGGATCCCGTAAGTTGGTGCTCACATATTGAGATTGTCGGCTTCCTGACACTGGTGATATCTACTCTATGCCGAACCCTAGGCAATCCAAGAGGCGACTGCCTCAGAGCCCCTGACTCTCGAGGAGGAATATGAGAACCAACAGTCCTGGCGGGACTCGCACGACAAACTCACATTTATCCTCTGTCAGccagcaaaagcggaagaaAACAAGATGGAAGCGGGACAATGCGACTCGCCTGATAGGATGATTGGAGATATCAACTTCTTCCTGTACCCATGGGATGAAGGCGAAGAAGACGATCAACAAACGACCAACCCAGAGAAGGCAGAATACGTCGGCGAGATCGACGTCATGGTGGCCGACACGTCCCAGCGCGGCAAGGGCATTGGAAAAGCGGCCGTGGACGCTTTCATGCACTACATCTGCTGCAACCAAAAGCCAATTCTCCAAGAGCACCACGGCGTTACGGGCGAGCCGAGCCTGCGCAAGTTCATGGTCAAGATCAAGGCTGACAACCGGGCGAGCATCGCACTGTTCAGGGGTGTTGGCTTTCAACAAGACGGCGATGTTGACTACTTTGGCGAGGTCAAGATGGTCCTAGATGATTTCGGTGGTGTTGCTAGCAAAGCGGTACCTGGATTCCGCGAGCTGACATATTGTCGCACTTTGGCACTAGGTGGAAGCACTTAAAAGTAGCGGCTTGTGAAAGAAACTAATGTTCCTAAACACGTCCTCTTGAGTGGACGATTAATTCTATTCTATTTCTTAATGTCATGAACCACGCTCAGAAGTCAATACCCAAACCCGCTAAGTGCCAAAGTGGGAGAAACCCAAAACCCTAAACCCAAGCGCCAAAACTCCAAACTCGCCATCTCAAAAACCAATTATACCCTGACTGCCCGTCTGGTTTCttgtcttattttttttatactcCAAACTCTTCCCTGTACCTCAACAGTGCCTCGAGAGTGGTGTGAGACCCACCGCACACCACCAGCACTATGTTCTTCTCGGCCCACTCGGCGTCGCTCAGGCCCTTCCCCAGCTTCTGCCTCAGTTGGCCGTTGTACACAACCGAAATGGTAGCGCCGCAGGCAACCTCGACGAGCAGCCTCGCGTCGTCCAGGAACTTGACAGACCCCATGACGGCATCGGCGTCGTCCACCACCGTCGTGGCGAGCTGACCGGCCGCGGCCTTGGTCCACTCGTAAGCGCGGGGTGCCACTCTAGCTACGCCCAGCGACGAGCAGATGGAAGTAATGTTTGGCAGCGTCACCAGCTCGCCGGCACGGATGCTGGCGTCGAGGCTCTCGGCACCGCGCGTCTCGACGGCCAGCACCCGGGGCTGGTTCTGCGGGCGGCCGCAGTAGATGCGGTCCAGCCCGTCCATGATGCCGATcagcaggccgccgccgccaacgtTGCAGACGATGCCGTCGGCCTCCTTGGGCCCTCCCGGCTGCAGCCTCATCTGGGTCGTGATCTCGTCGACGATGCTCGAGGCGCCCTCCCAGATGTCAGGGTGGTCAAAGGGCGAGACGTAGACGCCGTTCGGGTCGTTTATCAGCAGCTGCGACTTGAGGTACGCGTCCGCCTCGGCGATGCTGCCGCCCCGGCGGAGCACCTCTGCTCCTAGCGCCTCAAGCTTCTCGACCATGTGGGCCGGGGTCTTGATCGGGACGACGATAGTGGCGGGCTTGCCGAGTGATGCGGCAGACGTGGCGCAGGCCAGGCCGGCGTTTCCGCCTGATGGGCAGTAGAAGTGCACGTCGTCCCTCGGCGTCAGGGCTATGGCGCGTTGCATCATGTTGCCGATACCCCTGGACTTGAACGAGCCCGAGGGCTGGAGGTTGTCTAATTTGAGGTAGATGTTGCTGTGCAAGAACACGTTGGCCTCGTTAGTATAAACCACTCTAGGTTTGGAAGGGGTTGGGGCAAGGGCTGGGTGAGGAAGTGCTTACCAGCCAGCTGCGCGCGAGACTTGGGGAGAGTACAAGCATGGGGTCTCAACCCATGGCTTCACAGGCTCTACTGAGTAGGATCCCATCTTGGCTTTGGTtgtgtgtatgtgtgtgtTGAACTAGGTATTCCGATGTAGCTTTGGTAATGAGGAAAAGAGCAGCACAGAACTTTCTGCGTGGTATTAGTCGACTATCGATTGTATTTATAAAGGCAATGATGATGTTTTGCAATGAGTGTTGAACTGCCAGACCAAGAGGCAACAAACGCCATGGACGATCAAGTGGCAAACAGTTTGTTATATACTACTCCCTATCAACCCTGGGGGGCTGGCTTATCTCTCTTCTGCCCAATTGACCGGGAACTTAGAATAGTCGAGATGGCGAGATAACCCCGTGGATCAATGCACACGAGGGCGGTACGTACCCATTCCTTCTCATGCATTTTCCCCCGGTCGGGTGCCATGCTGGCAGTGGAAACGCggagagaaggaaaaaaatgaGGAGGAGATTTTTGCGTAAGAGAAACACTGTCCAACGGGGATCTTGTGACGTTGATTTGGGGGAAAGGGACCGGAATAGTGGACTCTTCATTATGTAAATCTCAACACCAAGTGACCTATCCTGGCCTGGCTTTCCACTTCTGGCCACCGGTAAagagtaaaaaaagaaagaaacctAGTATAAACGACCAAGACTTCGTAGGGCTGCCCAGACCACCACCCTAAGGACCCGCCACGGCCAAGTCCGCCGTGAAAAGCCGTGCCCTCATTAGATACACGACATAGCGGATCGAACCTATCGAAGCTTGCAAAGTTCTATGGGTGGAGAAGCAATTTCGCTGTTTATAGACAATCATGAGGCTCTAGCTCAGATGCCAGGGACAGGTCCGGTGCACGGTACCCACCCGCTGGGACGGGCTGCTGTGCCTCATTGGTCAATTGTCTCAATTCTTTTCGACCGGCCCCAACGGAGCGTCATAGGCTCGAGATAAAGGTTCTCGCCTCTCCGTCGGAAAGGGTTGCCTGCATTTTCTCGCCTGCTGCTTTCCCGCGGATGACTGCTTTTCCGTCATTTTTCCACACCACACACACTCACGCCCCATAAACCCCACCAAACAAtcgaaccttttttttttttttttttttttttctctccacgTTTGTTATGTTATCGCAATTTATACGCAAAGTACCGTGATGCAGAATAAGCTTTTCCTCCGTTCCAAGCTTCCCGCTTCACTACTGGGCTTGCAAAAAAGAAGCGGTACGGGTCCACCCGTACTTTGCCGAGTGCTACGAGTTATCCAAGTTTCCTCCCCGCAAGATGGGATGGACTCGCGACCGTACCTTACTTACTCCGTACAGTCGTTGTACTAAGTACCTCGGctaatccggaggtagttaTCTGGATAAGTCAGAGTCAGATGATCGgcatcttgttttctttttctttctcactTTCAATGCATTATCTATCGCTTGTACTCCGTCTGGGTATAACTGCTTGCCAACTCGAACGGCCGAACCGGGGACCTGCGGGACTGGAAAGATAAAAAGCCCGATAAAAAGGTCAGGTTTTGCTTTTTACGAGTTGATAAACTCGCTTTGGTTCGGTGAAGCCTCACACAGACCGCATGCCAATCCCGGGTCACACCCGTGGTTGAGAGCCGGAGAAAGCACCTTTTAGCAAGAGCTTGTGATATCATCCGCCCAAAGTTTGTTGGGTTTATCGTGTGCCCAACAGGCCCTGACTCTGTTCCCAAGCACCTTATCTCCTCACCGGCAGACTGTCATAGCGCCCCTTATCGGATCAACGTGCATTGCATTCAAGGATGGTTTCTATTTCAGGGCGCAATCGGTTCGCAGATTCAGCTCTGCTGTATTTTTATATCTTACATGAGATCCGCCAACCACAATGCAGAGATACCTTCTCCCCAAGGCCAGCCCTCGAGAACGGTGAACATTTCCGGGATGGCCGTCATCTCGGAAAAGACGCAAACTCATCTCCCCCTACCGCTTCTACGTCATCTACAATTCATCTCTGCCCGAGGCCTTGACCACACCCTCATctgtcttcttcttctccttgatATCAATCTTCTCGTTTGACTGCCATCCAAGCGCCCTAAGCCTCTCTGACAGAATCGGGTGCGAGAAGTGGTAGCTAGCGTACATCCAGTCGGCGTCCATGTTGCTCAGGTTCTGAATCTGGAGCTTAATGAGAGACCGTGCCAGTTCAACCGGGTATCCAAGGCCCTTGGCGAAGTCATCGGCCTGGAACTCGAACTTGCGGCTAAGAATGTTCATACCCAGCTGGATAAGAACATCCATAGGCGCGAGCGCATCAGAGAAGAGCAGGAAGCCAATGATGATGGGTCGCTCAAGAACAAACCCAAAGTCGGCATAGAGAGACTTGTTGTTGATGAAAACGGAAAAGAGCGTGAAGATGTAGAAGAAGTGCGCCTGAGAATTAGGTCAGTAACAGGTAACCCCGCTAGATCTTGACAGGCTTCGAGCCAGGGGTCAACGTACCTGAGCAATGCCAAACAGGCTGGTGGTGTGGCCTAGCTTCCAGTGGCCAAGCTCGTGCGCGAGCACAGCAACGACCTCCTGGGTTTCGCTCTTCTCAATCAAGGTATCGTAGATGACAATGTGCTTCTTCCACGGCAGGCCAAAGAAATAGGCGTTGCTGTGAGCAGAGCGCTTGCTACCATCAATCACATAGAGCTCGTGCAGCGGAAAGTTGAGCCTCTTGGCCAAAGCCTCGACTCCTGTCTTGAGCTCGCCAGGTTCCAGCGGAGACAGCTTGTTAAACAGAGGCAGAATGGCGATCGGGTAGACGGTAATCATGAAGACCTGGAGGAAGGCACCGAACATCCAGAGGTAGTAGAAGAACTGGTCACCAGTCTTTTGGATGATCTTGAGGAAACCAGCCAGGATGGGCGGGGTAAGGACGACGGTGAGCAGCTGAGACTTGATGAGATCCGTGATGAAGAGCTTGGGGGTTTGCTTGTTGAATCCGAACTTCTCCTCGAGGACGAAGGTGTGATAGAtcgaggtgggcagcgagaGAACCTGTTGGATCATGACGAAGGCGAGGACGAAGACGATGGACTGCGAGATTTCTCCGGTGAAGCGGGCAGGCGCATAGCTGAGCAGCAGTCTACCCGACCACGCCCAAAGCTTGGGCAGGACGTCATATTGTATAAAGGCGATGTTCTGGATCTGGCCCCAAAGCTTGCTGACGAAACCGTACTTGGCCTTTGCGCGACCATAAGCCTGACTCTTGTCAAAGACTTCCTGCGAGATTTGCTGCTCGAGAACTTTGGGAGGCTTGGTCTTTTGGAGGACCTGGTACTGGCGGAGAGACAAGAAGCTTTCGAAGAAGTAGTGGGCGAGGGAGAAGCCAACGATCAGCTTCTTCCAGGGAAATAGCGGACGGTCCAAGAACCGCGCGAGACGCTGGAGGGGCGCATAAGCCAGAGTTGTTAGTCTTTCGCGCGCATCATGGGGCTGGCTTTGTTtgagtttcttttctttgattTCACCACAATAAGCAGAAAGGGAATGCGAACCTGTAGAAAATCCATCGTGGGCAATTATGATTGGCCACAATTGGTGTTGTGAAAGAATTGAAGTTGCAGAATGTGCAAAGGTGTTGTTCGACAGGTGGGATCAAATAGGTACTGACTGAAACGGGTAAGCTGTCCTCCGCGTCGCGCTTAGCTGAGGCAGTCACTGCAGGCAGCCTGGGTGCGGGCAGCCTACGTCAACGTGGCTAGTGGGTCGTTAAACACAGCAAAAAAATATGTGGCGTCGACGAGTCAATCGACTCAATGCGACTGTCATGAATGACTGAATAACAAACATCAAACAAATAGGTACCTATTTACAGTAACTCAAACTCATGCAAGACTCAGCGATTATGTACACAAATGCAGGACGGTTGTTCTTGAGACATTCGCCCAAGGTTTATCAAAACTCTCTTTCGGACAGGCACTTCAAACTCGACACGAAGAACTGGCAAATGCCTGAAGCCTTCAAGGAAAACTTGCAATTCATTCAAGCACGCGGAATTCTCATATTTGCCTTGATCCTCTCCAATAGTTGTTCTCTTGTGTCGGTGCCTTTAGGGTGGAGATTTCTCTGCAAGACATGTCGAGTTAGAATATTCATTGAAATGGAAATTGTTGCCCGAACCAAGTCGGTAGGTAGCCTCAGATGCATTCCATCATTTCCATGTCACTTACAGCAGCAAGCCATCTTCTCATCTCTTCATGCGTCCACGTATCCGGGTCGCCTTTGGGATCGGACTCCTTGGGAAACATATCACCGCCCCAGATGGCCCAGACGGCGGCACCGGTTACCAAACCCGTGAATGCTAGAGAAGCTTGTTAGTGATTGTGCATAGCATTGGGGCTTCATGGCACCAAGCAAGGAGCCGTACCGAGAATAGCATTCTGCATCTTCGAGTCAGCAAGCTGGGTCTAGACTAGTAGGATTTGACAAGGTTCGGTGAGCAACTTCTGACCTTTGACTTCATTGCGTTGTCCAAAGGAGTAGGCATTGTGACGGTGGTGTCAGTGTTCAATATATAAATCCAATGAGGATGTTGCAGGTGTTATTGAAGACGCCTCTTGCTATGGTGGTAATTAAATGCAGGGAAAAATATGCGACTGGTGACGAGGCAACCAAAGGCAGGTTGATGTTGGACAAGACGTGTCAAAAGCTTAATCGCTGTTACGTTTGTTGAGAGACAAAATACAGGTCACATCATCTGAAAATCAAGCATGCGAAACTCATCGAGGTAGAAGCTGTTGCGGAGGACAGATAACGGCGTCCGCCCATCGTCGAACGCGTCAGCCACAAGAGAATGTAGCATATTCGCGGGGTCGCAACGCTGAAGAGCTCCAATCGGCTCCGAGGTTCATGTCTGTAGCTCAGGCAAGTTGAAGCATTATTCTGTTATTATACTTTCACCACGGCTTCCACAAAGTATAAAACGCCATCTTGGATGATGGGATAATATACGACAGCATATTACGTACACCACCATGTATCGCAATTTGGTGACTTTGATGCAGTATGCGAGGAGAAattgtacttttttttttcgggatGATAGACAGTACCAGCTCGCAACATTTCACTGCTGAAAAGACTCGGACCAATCAGCATCCACAACTGACCAAAATTAGAACCCACTTTTGGGACCGCCAAGTCCCTTGACTTTGCAGTCCCCAAGCCCACAAACCCAAGCTGTGCAGTTACGAAATTCCTCCTCGCAACCAAAATAGCCCCTCGATTTCGACGTCAACTCAATTGCCGCCTCACAACACCGCCAAAATGCCTCGCGAAGTCGCCGACATCAAGAAGGTATTGCTCTAATTCTAGGATGCTGTCTGTGTGCTGTTTTTACGTATAAAGGCAGGCGCTAACCCAAAATTAATAGTTCATCGAGATCTGCCGGAGGAAGGATGCTTCCTGTGAGTTTTCCACGACGACACAAGACAGCTGAACTGTTCCCCGAAACCGAGCGAAAGACGACCGATTGATCACGATCACACTACAACATATCTTTGGTTTCATGTTCTAACGAGACATGTGACGGAATTTTAGCTGCCAGgatcaagaagaacaagaagtcGAACCAGGTCAAGTTCAAGGTTCGCTGCCAGAAGAACCTGTACACCCTGATACTCAAGGATGCGGAGAAGGCCGAGAAGCTCAAGCAGAGCCTGCCTCCCAGTACGTCAACTCAAACCAAAGATTGAACCACTATCGCATGGCCAGCAGCCGAAAGCGCAGGAATGGACTGGAATGCGTACTTGAAAGGAGCACACAAGGCTGACCGAACGACTCTCCCGTTTAATCTAGGCCTGACGGTCACCGAGGTCAGCAAGAGCGACAAGAAGTCCAAGTCATCATAGATGTCGAAACTTTCATGTTTACTTGTTTATGAGTTCGGCTTTCCTGGCTTGCTGTTTTTTTAGAGGGAGTGACGGACAaggcaaataaaaaaaaggtactCTTTGAACGACGGTGCATCACGAAGGGATTTTGCATTTTGCAGCAAGAAACCCCAAAGACGGATCGGGGGATTTTTCATGATCATGGCGTCTAGGTGTACACCTCGGAATTCAGGCCTGGCGGGGGCCGTTGAAACAaacgaagaaaaaagcaTGCCCTGCAAGCTCTTGGGCCCTTTCTCCCTTTACTCTTACTTgtgccttttcttcttgtgtGGACTTGGGTCGACATCGACGTCGCTGCCGGTCTGGTGACGGTGTGGTGCCTGCGGCATTCATCGTTGCATGTCGGTGAGAATGATGCTCAGAGATATCTACCCACAGCATTTATTCGGCCGGCTGGCTGGTCGGTTGACTTCCCTGagtctgaaaaaaaaatacatatCCCAACGACGCTAAACCCCAAGCAGGCGTTCACCGCGTGTCCTATGGTCTACACGCCACCGCCGGTTAGTTGTACCATGGGCGCATTGCCAAAACTTAAACATATCTGCATGAGCAGCAGTTGGGATCCTTAGCTCACAAAAGCCCCTGAGAGCCACCTCTAGAATTGGTTAGCCTTCTGTCA
The Pyricularia oryzae 70-15 chromosome 1, whole genome shotgun sequence DNA segment above includes these coding regions:
- a CDS encoding L-serine dehydratase; its protein translation is MGSYSVEPVKPWVETPCLYSPQVSRAAGCNIYLKLDNLQPSGSFKSRGIGNMMQRAIALTPRDDVHFYCPSGGNAGLACATSAASLGKPATIVVPIKTPAHMVEKLEALGAEVLRRGGSIAEADAYLKSQLLINDPNGVYVSPFDHPDIWEGASSIVDEITTQMRLQPGGPKEADGIVCNVGGGGLLIGIMDGLDRIYCGRPQNQPRVLAVETRGAESLDASIRAGELVTLPNITSICSSLGVARVAPRAYEWTKAAAGQLATTVVDDADAVMGSVKFLDDARLLVEVACGATISVVYNGQLRQKLGKGLSDAEWAEKNIVLVVCGGSHTTLEALLRYREEFGV
- a CDS encoding ribosomal protein L38e codes for the protein MPREVADIKKFIEICRRKDASSARIKKNKKSNQVKFKVRCQKNLYTLILKDAEKAEKLKQSLPPSLTVTEVSKSDKKSKSS
- a CDS encoding CAAX prenyl protease 1, producing MDFLQRLARFLDRPLFPWKKLIVGFSLAHYFFESFLSLRQYQVLQKTKPPKVLEQQISQEVFDKSQAYGRAKAKYGFVSKLWGQIQNIAFIQYDVLPKLWAWSGRLLLSYAPARFTGEISQSIVFVLAFVMIQQVLSLPTSIYHTFVLEEKFGFNKQTPKLFITDLIKSQLLTVVLTPPILAGFLKIIQKTGDQFFYYLWMFGAFLQVFMITVYPIAILPLFNKLSPLEPGELKTGVEALAKRLNFPLHELYVIDGSKRSAHSNAYFFGLPWKKHIVIYDTLIEKSETQEVVAVLAHELGHWKLGHTTSLFGIAQAHFFYIFTLFSVFINNKSLYADFGFVLERPIIIGFLLFSDALAPMDVLIQLGMNILSRKFEFQADDFAKGLGYPVELARSLIKLQIQNLSNMDADWMYASYHFSHPILSERLRALGWQSNEKIDIKEKKKTDEGVVKASGRDEL
- a CDS encoding methionyl-tRNA synthetase; translated protein: MERLTLPRIRKLSRLPSALTRATTLWTCSSCRHQANSGWRRMASTEAAKKPFYVTTPIFYVNASPHIGHLYTLVLADVFKRWRVLQGEKALLCTGTDEHGMKIQRAAAASNMTPKQLCDANSEVFLDLAEKAGIDNDFFIRTTDPDHKEAVQYFWDRLWDRGYIYEATHKGWYCVSDETFYPESTIEKRKDPMTGEVFLASKETGNAVEWMEEKTYHFRLTALKDRLLKFFEENPEWIVPAPRMKEVVDWVENSLEDLSVSRPTSRLDWGIRVPNDESQTIYVWIDALVNYVTKAGYPYWTPETVQKDGWPADIHIIGKDIVRFHCVYWPALLMALDLPLPRRILTHSHWTLGGKKMSKSLGNVVNPFLAMDRFGVEVIRYFLISNGRLLQDASYDNKILVDIYKRQLQGGVGNLLGRVMRSKKWNVREIVERCSKEGRPTNSNVEPKYSSFEQRLFQLPGTVVDAFGELDPGAALRSIADMATETNKFITDCAPWSVTNENDADAAELNVRSCIYLCAESLRIMGILLQPFVPNKSSELLDMLGVKETHRDLSHARLGADSTYGVPQVALGSSGVHSGLFPALVVEG